In Deltaproteobacteria bacterium CG11_big_fil_rev_8_21_14_0_20_42_23, the following proteins share a genomic window:
- a CDS encoding RNA polymerase subunit sigma-70 has product MKDKKKNLPTSFGTLAKQSELSKYLREVHAYLMLTEQEEKDLFKRYRETADVEAAKKLVMSHLRLVAKIALEYRSAYQNVLDLLQEGNLGLLKAVKTYDPDKGARLGYYAQWWIKSYILKYIVDNFRLVKIGTTKTQKKLFYNLIREKEKIEAMGFAATPAVLSKQLGVGEKDIIEMEKRLTQSEYALEAPIGSKSGDESSAQLRDFLPAEEKPADEVLADEQSQNILENMFSEFSKNLNERELHIFQERLLAELPKTLQDIADEYGITKERVRQIESKMIKELKKYFEEKGLSLETIGQTHP; this is encoded by the coding sequence ATGAAAGACAAAAAGAAAAATCTTCCCACATCTTTTGGTACGTTGGCAAAACAAAGTGAATTGTCAAAGTATCTTCGTGAAGTTCATGCCTATCTCATGCTTACCGAGCAGGAAGAAAAAGATCTCTTCAAACGCTATCGTGAAACTGCCGATGTTGAGGCTGCAAAAAAATTGGTCATGTCACATTTGCGGCTTGTAGCAAAAATTGCTCTTGAGTATCGCTCAGCTTATCAAAATGTTTTGGACTTACTTCAAGAAGGAAATCTTGGTCTTCTCAAGGCTGTAAAAACCTACGATCCAGATAAAGGTGCTAGGCTTGGTTATTATGCTCAGTGGTGGATTAAATCTTATATTCTCAAATACATCGTTGACAATTTTCGTCTTGTAAAAATCGGAACCACCAAAACGCAAAAGAAATTATTTTACAATCTCATTCGTGAAAAAGAAAAAATCGAAGCCATGGGGTTTGCTGCAACGCCAGCGGTGCTTTCAAAGCAGCTTGGTGTAGGTGAAAAAGATATCATCGAAATGGAAAAGCGGCTAACGCAGTCAGAGTATGCCTTAGAGGCTCCCATTGGTTCAAAATCAGGTGATGAAAGCTCCGCGCAATTAAGAGATTTTCTTCCAGCTGAAGAAAAACCTGCCGATGAAGTTTTAGCAGATGAACAGTCGCAAAATATTCTTGAAAATATGTTTAGTGAATTTTCAAAAAATTTAAACGAACGAGAGCTACATATTTTTCAAGAACGTTTATTAGCAGAACTTCCAAAAACACTTCAAGATATTGCAGACGAATATGGAATCACCAAAGAACGTGTGCGACAAATTGAAAGTAAAATGATCAAAGAATTAAAAAAATATTTCGAAGAAAAAGGTTTAAGTTTAGAAACCATCGGACAAACACATCCGTAA
- a CDS encoding bifunctional pyr operon transcriptional regulator/uracil phosphoribosyltransferase, with the protein MTARLLMSESQMDQAIDMIARKIVEDGTDNVSLVGIRTRGVPLATWLAKKIEAVQGKPIEVGMLDINLYRDDLSEVGEQPCVKKTELPFSINGRGIILVDDVLYTGRTVCSALDALLDYGRPRFVKLMVMVDRGWRELPIQAEYVAKKIETTSNENVKVMFQETDNINQVSIKTT; encoded by the coding sequence ATGACCGCGCGCCTCTTGATGAGCGAAAGCCAGATGGATCAAGCTATCGATATGATAGCCCGTAAAATTGTTGAAGATGGAACAGACAATGTTTCTCTTGTTGGGATTCGAACAAGAGGCGTTCCTCTTGCCACATGGTTAGCAAAAAAAATTGAAGCTGTGCAAGGTAAACCTATTGAAGTGGGAATGCTCGACATCAATCTTTATCGTGATGATCTTTCAGAAGTGGGCGAACAACCCTGCGTAAAAAAGACTGAGCTTCCATTTTCCATTAACGGTCGCGGAATTATTTTGGTTGATGATGTGCTGTACACTGGCAGAACCGTGTGCTCGGCGTTGGATGCCTTGCTTGATTATGGTCGTCCACGTTTTGTAAAACTGATGGTGATGGTTGACCGTGGCTGGCGAGAACTTCCCATTCAAGCAGAGTATGTTGCCAAAAAAATTGAAACCACTTCAAACGAAAATGTAAAAGTCATGTTTCAAGAAACGGACAATATTAACCAGGTGAGCATCAAAACCACATAG
- a CDS encoding cysteine desulfurase NifS — translation MERLFYFDCNATTRILPEALEAMLPFYRDLYANPNSLHAFGHQLERHLEKAREQVAKSVGAKRVSELVFTGSGTEANNTAILSALAQDKKKQHIITTKVEHSSILKLCAYLETKGVRVSYLSVDAQGHLDLAELESLISEDTALVSIMWANNETGVVFPIEKFSQLCERKQVPLHVDAIQVLGKLEISLSNLAVNYLSVSAHKFQGPKGVGALYVKRGTPFTPLLFGGGQEMGKRSGTQAVPLIVGMGVAASHAESKRAQEGIRIKQLRDFFESEILNAFPSAKINGDKRQRLCNTSSIGFPGIEAESFLLALSEKGICASSGSACTSGKLNPSHVLRAMGVSKEYAAGSIRFSFGHETQEAEVKEALGIIFGLLERFSVKSSF, via the coding sequence ATGGAACGACTTTTTTACTTCGACTGCAATGCAACCACTCGTATTTTGCCAGAAGCACTTGAGGCGATGTTGCCCTTTTACCGAGATCTTTACGCCAACCCCAACAGCTTGCATGCGTTTGGCCATCAGCTTGAACGGCACCTCGAAAAGGCTCGCGAACAAGTGGCAAAGAGTGTTGGTGCAAAACGTGTGAGTGAACTTGTTTTCACCGGTTCCGGAACGGAAGCAAACAACACCGCAATTCTTTCTGCCTTAGCTCAAGATAAAAAGAAGCAACATATCATCACCACAAAAGTTGAACATTCCTCCATTCTCAAACTTTGCGCATACCTCGAAACAAAAGGTGTGCGCGTTAGTTACCTTTCGGTTGATGCACAAGGTCATCTCGATCTTGCTGAACTTGAGTCACTCATCTCAGAAGACACTGCTCTCGTTTCAATCATGTGGGCAAACAATGAAACAGGAGTTGTTTTTCCCATTGAAAAATTTTCTCAGCTCTGCGAGCGAAAACAAGTTCCTTTGCACGTTGATGCTATTCAAGTTTTGGGTAAACTTGAAATTTCCTTAAGCAATCTTGCTGTAAATTATTTGAGTGTGTCAGCTCACAAGTTTCAAGGTCCAAAAGGTGTGGGGGCTTTGTATGTAAAAAGAGGAACTCCTTTCACGCCACTTCTTTTTGGCGGCGGACAGGAAATGGGCAAGAGGTCTGGAACTCAGGCCGTTCCGCTTATTGTAGGCATGGGAGTGGCTGCAAGCCATGCAGAATCAAAACGAGCTCAAGAAGGAATCAGAATTAAACAGCTCCGAGATTTTTTCGAATCAGAAATACTCAACGCTTTTCCTTCAGCAAAAATAAATGGCGATAAACGCCAACGACTTTGCAATACTTCAAGCATTGGTTTTCCTGGCATCGAGGCCGAGTCATTTCTCTTGGCATTGAGTGAAAAAGGAATCTGCGCTTCTTCAGGCTCAGCTTGTACAAGCGGGAAGTTGAACCCTTCTCATGTGTTGCGGGCCATGGGTGTTTCGAAGGAATATGCAGCAGGTTCCATTCGCTTCAGTTTTGGGCATGAAACCCAAGAAGCCGAGGTAAAAGAGGCTCTTGGCATAATATTTGGGCTTTTAGAGCGTTTTTCAGTTAAATCCTCCTTTTGA
- the lepB gene encoding signal peptidase I, whose amino-acid sequence MNMKKKSKFREYAEALIIAGLVAFVVRAFVVEAFKIPSGSMIPTLSIGDHIFVNKFAYGVRVPFTKYRLIDHGVPHHGDVIVFIYPEDESLDYIKRVIGLPGDKITLRGSEVYLNGQQLQRKKLEVSQALSSKRVLELKNGDIRRIPYVSGWNDFDFYEEYFDGKKYVVQYEKYVGREEREITVPEGHLFVMGDNRDNSRDSREWGFVPIENLKGKALFVWLSLDRDQGGIRWHEFGRMIR is encoded by the coding sequence ATGAACATGAAAAAGAAAAGCAAATTTCGTGAATATGCTGAGGCGCTTATCATTGCCGGCCTTGTAGCCTTTGTGGTGCGTGCGTTTGTGGTTGAAGCCTTCAAAATTCCAAGCGGCTCGATGATTCCAACGCTTTCAATTGGAGATCATATTTTTGTGAATAAGTTTGCTTATGGTGTTCGTGTTCCTTTTACAAAATATCGTCTCATCGATCACGGAGTTCCTCATCATGGAGACGTGATCGTGTTCATTTATCCAGAAGATGAAAGCCTCGACTATATTAAGCGCGTTATTGGTCTTCCGGGTGACAAGATTACACTTCGTGGCAGTGAAGTATATCTGAATGGGCAACAGCTTCAAAGAAAGAAGCTTGAGGTGAGCCAGGCTTTAAGCAGTAAGCGTGTCCTCGAACTCAAAAATGGTGATATCAGACGCATTCCCTATGTTTCCGGATGGAATGATTTTGATTTTTACGAAGAGTACTTCGATGGCAAGAAATACGTTGTGCAATACGAAAAGTATGTTGGCCGGGAAGAGCGCGAAATCACTGTCCCCGAGGGCCATCTCTTTGTGATGGGCGATAACAGGGATAACTCCAGAGATAGCCGAGAATGGGGCTTTGTGCCCATCGAAAACTTGAAGGGAAAGGCGTTGTTTGTTTGGCTTTCTCTCGATCGCGATCAAGGTGGCATTCGCTGGCACGAGTTTGGGCGGATGATTAGATAA
- a CDS encoding 50S ribosomal protein L13: protein MKQQKCFCAKPNETKRNWVIVDLEDQVLGRAASKIADMLRGKHRPTYTPHMDVGDFVVVLNAAKVKLTGNKWDQKILYRHSGFPGGLKERTARESIERHPDELIKHAVWGMLPKNSLSRSLMTKLKVYADTEHPHASQMPETVTL from the coding sequence ATGAAACAACAAAAATGCTTCTGTGCAAAACCGAATGAAACCAAACGAAACTGGGTTATCGTTGATCTTGAAGATCAAGTCCTTGGACGTGCTGCAAGCAAAATTGCAGATATGCTCCGCGGAAAACATCGCCCAACCTACACTCCTCATATGGATGTTGGTGATTTCGTTGTGGTCTTAAACGCCGCAAAGGTAAAACTTACCGGAAATAAATGGGACCAAAAAATATTGTATCGTCACAGTGGTTTTCCAGGTGGTTTGAAAGAAAGAACTGCTCGCGAAAGCATCGAAAGACATCCAGACGAGCTTATCAAACATGCTGTTTGGGGAATGCTTCCAAAAAACAGTCTTTCAAGAAGCTTGATGACAAAATTAAAAGTTTACGCAGATACAGAACATCCTCACGCATCACAAATGCCTGAGACAGTTACGCTTTAA
- a CDS encoding 30S ribosomal protein S9: MSLTAKDKKKTEFLATGRRKTSIARVRVSPGEGTLIVNKRPIEEYFGRKILSVIANQPFVVTGTTGKFDAMINVDGGGLSGQAAAVRHGIARALINMNPDLRKPLKVNGYLTRDAREKERRKVGHRKARKSPQFSKR, encoded by the coding sequence ATGTCGTTGACTGCAAAAGATAAAAAGAAAACTGAATTCCTTGCAACAGGCAGAAGAAAAACTTCTATCGCTCGCGTTAGAGTTTCTCCTGGGGAAGGAACTCTTATCGTTAATAAAAGACCAATCGAAGAATATTTCGGCAGAAAAATTTTAAGCGTTATTGCAAATCAACCTTTTGTCGTTACTGGCACTACTGGAAAATTTGATGCAATGATCAACGTTGATGGTGGCGGACTTTCTGGTCAAGCTGCTGCAGTTCGTCATGGTATTGCGAGAGCATTGATTAACATGAACCCAGATCTTCGCAAGCCACTTAAAGTAAATGGTTACCTTACACGTGATGCACGTGAAAAAGAGAGAAGAAAAGTTGGACATCGTAAAGCTCGTAAGAGTCCACAATTTTCAAAACGCTAA
- the pyrG gene encoding CTP synthetase (CTP synthase; cytidine triphosphate synthetase; catalyzes the ATP-dependent amination of UTP to CTP with either L-glutamine or ammonia as the source of nitrogen; in Escherichia coli this enzyme forms a homotetramer), translated as MSRQKNTKIIFITGGVVSSLGKGIASASMAALLESRGLTVSLQKLDPYINVDPGTMSPFQHGEVFVTDDGAETDLDLGHYERFTTTRTSKLSNFTSGKIYDSVIRKERHGDYLGRTVQVIPHITDEIKASIMKAAIGVDVALVEIGGTVGDIESLPFLEAIRQFRFDIGRENTLYVHLTLVPHIKSAGEVKTKPTQHSVQKLREIGIQPDLLLCRSEVPLDQEIKAKIALFCNISQECVITAIDVEHIYDVPLCLHHEGLDEKVVELLGIWTKSPDLSAWEDLTKKIRTLKDEVVIGIVGKYVHLEDSYKSLNEALYHGGIANGVKVKLQFIDAEDLQVEAFEPLLENLDGILVPGGFGERGVEGKIKAIRYARENKVPFYGICLGMQLAVIEFARNVCGIAKANSLEFDSNAKDPVISLMEEQKAVYNKGATMRLGSYPCSLKKKTKASLSYGESHIEERHRHRYEFNNSYKEVLEKNGLVISGVCDPANLVEIVELADHPWFLACQFHPEFKSRPMNPHPLFVHFVEAAKANAERKNWNDQKRGVDLKAEKTQEVTIEKENGMKTAKS; from the coding sequence ATGTCACGGCAGAAAAATACAAAAATAATTTTTATCACGGGTGGAGTTGTTTCAAGTCTTGGAAAAGGAATTGCTTCAGCTTCAATGGCCGCCCTCCTCGAAAGCCGTGGCCTCACTGTTTCACTTCAAAAGTTGGATCCTTACATCAATGTTGATCCAGGTACCATGAGTCCTTTTCAACACGGTGAAGTTTTTGTCACTGATGATGGCGCAGAAACTGATCTTGATCTTGGTCACTATGAGCGTTTCACCACTACACGCACTTCAAAATTATCCAACTTTACATCCGGAAAAATTTACGATTCCGTTATTCGAAAAGAACGTCACGGTGATTATCTTGGACGAACAGTTCAAGTGATCCCTCATATTACAGACGAAATTAAAGCTTCTATTATGAAAGCTGCAATCGGCGTAGATGTTGCTCTGGTTGAAATTGGCGGCACCGTTGGTGATATTGAAAGCCTTCCATTCTTAGAAGCAATTAGACAATTTCGTTTTGATATTGGCAGAGAAAACACCTTATATGTTCACCTTACGCTTGTTCCCCACATTAAGTCTGCGGGCGAAGTAAAAACGAAACCGACGCAACACAGCGTTCAAAAGCTGAGAGAAATTGGGATTCAACCAGATTTACTCTTATGCCGCTCTGAAGTTCCCCTCGATCAAGAAATCAAAGCAAAAATTGCCCTCTTTTGTAATATCTCTCAAGAGTGTGTCATTACTGCTATTGATGTTGAACATATTTATGATGTTCCTCTTTGTTTGCATCACGAAGGTCTCGACGAAAAAGTGGTTGAACTGCTTGGTATTTGGACAAAGTCTCCCGATCTTTCGGCATGGGAAGACCTTACCAAAAAAATCAGGACGCTTAAAGATGAAGTGGTCATCGGCATCGTTGGAAAATATGTTCATTTGGAAGACTCCTACAAAAGTCTTAACGAAGCGCTCTATCATGGCGGAATTGCGAACGGGGTAAAAGTTAAATTACAGTTTATCGACGCAGAAGATTTACAAGTTGAGGCTTTTGAACCCCTTCTCGAAAACTTAGATGGAATTCTTGTTCCGGGAGGTTTTGGAGAAAGAGGCGTTGAAGGAAAAATTAAAGCAATTCGTTATGCGCGAGAAAACAAAGTTCCCTTCTATGGTATTTGCCTTGGAATGCAGCTTGCGGTGATAGAGTTTGCGCGAAACGTTTGCGGTATTGCAAAAGCAAATAGCCTCGAGTTTGACAGCAATGCAAAAGATCCAGTGATTAGTCTCATGGAAGAACAAAAAGCAGTATATAACAAAGGCGCCACCATGCGACTTGGCTCTTACCCTTGCAGCTTGAAGAAAAAAACTAAAGCCTCTCTTTCTTACGGAGAATCGCACATAGAAGAGCGCCATCGTCACCGCTATGAATTTAATAATAGCTATAAAGAAGTTTTGGAAAAAAATGGACTTGTTATTTCTGGTGTGTGTGATCCCGCCAATTTGGTAGAAATTGTTGAGCTTGCCGATCATCCTTGGTTTTTGGCTTGCCAATTTCATCCAGAATTCAAATCAAGACCAATGAATCCGCATCCTCTTTTTGTTCATTTTGTTGAAGCCGCAAAGGCAAATGCAGAACGAAAAAACTGGAATGACCAAAAGCGTGGAGTGGATCTAAAGGCTGAAAAAACTCAGGAAGTGACCATCGAAAAAGAAAATGGGATGAAAACTGCGAAATCTTGA
- a CDS encoding squalene-hopene cyclase, protein MQDISSSSNLDRKLPLESKIVSEYAQFAENLDLNTSINHMLSLQRSDGYWWFSLEANEQIGAEFIMLMHFIECVDETTQAGIARRILDVQREDGSWSLSHKGKADLSTSIECYFALKLAGFSPDDPALQKARAYILSAGGIEKARIFTKIHLAWFGQVPWWACPSMPVELILLPDWFPINIYEFSSWARASIVPLLIILSLRPLKVLDEKFHVDELYVNSSENRDFSYKTDKGKLSPENLFIYIDKFLKFVEKTPLKPLRKLSLKKAKTWIWDHVEKVEDIYPALANAVIAYHTLGYAVSEPEIQKPLDALKMFQQHYIESELPSLPDEVRDDGEIRPSELRQRNEHISVSATSSWKEHKELDHKLRVHQQCCVSPVWDTPWMIVALLEAGVPSDHPALLKTGRWLLKKQITEIKGDWAVKCKKDVEPGGWAFEFENDFFPDVDDTIEVLHVLKQLKLPQAEKKAACDRALNWLLAMQNKDGGWGAFDTNNDLELLNKIPFSDHGACLDPSTPDITGRMIELLLTYGFSQDAEPIRRGVDYLKRTQESFGAWFARWGVNYIYGTWAVLTAFSMMDDPSLTPLVEKATTWLHSIQNEDGGFSESTESYDLKQFVPCPESTASQTGWALMALIASDQAETHRKDKAARYLSESRNEYGAWDEEYHTGTGFPGHFYIRYHGYRHYFPLLALAKYKKSKQEQKVI, encoded by the coding sequence ATGCAGGATATTTCTTCGTCTTCCAACCTTGATCGCAAACTTCCCTTAGAGTCCAAAATTGTTTCTGAATATGCACAGTTTGCAGAAAATTTAGACCTTAACACCTCAATCAACCACATGCTTAGCCTTCAACGCAGCGACGGCTATTGGTGGTTTAGCCTTGAAGCCAACGAGCAAATTGGTGCTGAATTTATTATGCTCATGCACTTTATTGAGTGTGTTGATGAAACCACACAGGCAGGTATCGCGCGAAGAATTTTGGATGTGCAGCGTGAAGATGGCTCCTGGTCATTGTCGCATAAAGGGAAAGCAGATCTTTCCACGAGTATCGAATGCTATTTTGCCTTGAAGCTTGCAGGCTTTTCTCCCGATGATCCTGCTTTGCAAAAGGCTCGCGCTTATATTCTCTCGGCTGGTGGCATTGAAAAAGCTAGAATCTTCACCAAAATTCATTTGGCGTGGTTTGGCCAGGTTCCGTGGTGGGCTTGCCCCTCTATGCCTGTAGAGTTAATTTTGCTGCCGGACTGGTTTCCCATTAACATCTACGAATTTTCTAGTTGGGCAAGAGCTTCTATCGTTCCCCTTCTCATTATTTTATCGTTGCGACCACTCAAGGTGCTTGATGAAAAATTTCATGTAGATGAACTTTATGTCAACTCAAGTGAAAACAGAGATTTTAGTTACAAAACAGATAAGGGAAAACTTTCTCCGGAAAATCTTTTCATCTACATCGATAAATTTTTGAAGTTTGTTGAAAAAACACCGCTGAAACCGCTTCGAAAACTCTCACTCAAAAAAGCAAAAACCTGGATCTGGGATCACGTAGAAAAAGTAGAAGATATTTATCCAGCGCTGGCAAATGCAGTAATAGCCTATCATACCCTTGGATATGCAGTGAGCGAGCCTGAAATTCAAAAGCCTCTCGATGCCCTTAAAATGTTTCAGCAACATTATATTGAATCAGAGCTTCCTTCGCTTCCAGATGAAGTGAGAGACGATGGTGAAATACGCCCTTCCGAACTTCGTCAACGCAATGAGCACATTAGCGTAAGTGCAACAAGTAGTTGGAAAGAACACAAAGAGCTCGATCACAAGCTTCGCGTGCACCAACAATGTTGTGTTTCTCCCGTTTGGGATACTCCATGGATGATTGTAGCTTTGTTAGAAGCAGGTGTGCCGTCAGATCATCCGGCTCTTTTAAAAACAGGAAGATGGTTGCTCAAAAAACAAATTACAGAAATTAAAGGTGACTGGGCAGTGAAGTGTAAAAAAGATGTTGAGCCTGGTGGTTGGGCGTTTGAATTTGAAAATGATTTTTTCCCAGATGTAGATGACACTATAGAAGTCCTCCACGTTTTAAAGCAGCTCAAGCTTCCACAAGCTGAGAAAAAAGCGGCCTGTGATCGGGCTTTGAATTGGCTGCTGGCAATGCAAAATAAAGATGGCGGCTGGGGAGCCTTCGATACAAATAATGACTTAGAACTTTTGAACAAAATACCATTTTCAGACCATGGAGCTTGTCTCGATCCTTCTACTCCAGACATTACGGGACGTATGATCGAACTTTTGCTCACTTACGGTTTTTCGCAAGATGCCGAACCTATTCGCAGAGGAGTCGATTACCTCAAAAGAACACAAGAAAGTTTTGGAGCCTGGTTTGCCAGATGGGGTGTAAATTATATCTACGGAACCTGGGCTGTGCTCACGGCTTTTTCGATGATGGACGACCCCAGCTTAACCCCTTTAGTGGAAAAAGCCACCACCTGGTTGCACTCTATCCAAAATGAAGATGGCGGATTTAGTGAATCCACCGAAAGCTACGACCTCAAACAGTTCGTCCCTTGCCCAGAGAGTACCGCATCTCAAACAGGATGGGCCCTCATGGCCTTGATTGCTTCAGACCAGGCTGAAACCCACCGAAAAGATAAGGCTGCACGCTATCTTTCGGAATCACGAAACGAATATGGTGCGTGGGATGAAGAATACCACACTGGGACAGGTTTTCCGGGGCATTTTTACATACGCTATCATGGTTATAGACATTATTTTCCTCTTCTGGCCTTGGCGAAATATAAAAAGTCCAAACAGGAGCAAAAGGTTATTTAG
- a CDS encoding aspartate carbamoyltransferase, producing the protein MSNLSCRHLLSINNLSNADVELILSTAESFKDISEREIKKVPTLRGKTVVNCFFETSTRTRMSFEVAEKRLSADILNFSASGSAMSKKGESLNDTLLNIEAMNPDVWIIRHGQSGAAKLASELVSGHVINAGDGAHEHPTQALLDLFTIKEKKKKVKGLKVAIVGDIAHSRVARSNMILFSRMGMEVFVSGPPTLMPPGLEQYNVTVVTNTEEIIPELDVLMALRIQRERMGEQYFPNDLEYAKYFGIDDEKLKGAKNDLIIMHPGPVNRGVELAQSVIDGPRSVILPQVTNGVAIRMALLYLLMGTHDETAQ; encoded by the coding sequence ATGAGCAACTTATCTTGCCGCCATCTTCTCTCTATTAATAATCTTTCAAACGCAGATGTAGAGCTTATTCTAAGCACTGCAGAAAGTTTTAAAGATATTTCTGAACGTGAAATTAAAAAAGTTCCAACGCTTCGTGGAAAAACAGTAGTTAATTGTTTCTTCGAAACCTCTACACGAACCCGCATGTCTTTTGAGGTTGCGGAAAAACGACTCTCGGCAGATATCTTAAATTTCTCAGCTTCAGGAAGTGCCATGTCCAAAAAAGGGGAAAGCCTCAACGATACTCTGCTGAATATTGAAGCGATGAATCCTGATGTGTGGATTATTCGTCATGGTCAGTCTGGGGCAGCAAAGCTAGCATCAGAGCTTGTTTCCGGCCATGTTATTAATGCAGGAGATGGTGCTCACGAACACCCAACTCAGGCGTTGCTCGATTTGTTTACGATCAAAGAAAAGAAGAAAAAAGTAAAAGGCTTAAAAGTTGCTATTGTGGGCGACATCGCTCATTCGCGTGTTGCACGAAGTAATATGATTTTATTTTCGCGCATGGGAATGGAAGTGTTTGTTTCTGGCCCGCCAACATTGATGCCTCCAGGGTTAGAGCAATACAATGTAACTGTGGTAACAAATACAGAAGAAATAATTCCCGAACTTGATGTGTTGATGGCGCTTCGTATTCAACGCGAAAGAATGGGAGAGCAATATTTTCCAAACGATCTCGAATACGCAAAATATTTTGGAATTGATGATGAAAAATTAAAAGGCGCAAAAAATGATTTAATCATTATGCATCCAGGTCCCGTAAACAGAGGTGTAGAACTTGCCCAGTCTGTCATTGATGGTCCTCGTTCTGTTATCCTTCCCCAGGTAACAAATGGAGTTGCGATTAGAATGGCGCTTCTTTACTTACTCATGGGAACCCATGACGAGACTGCACAATAA
- a CDS encoding dihydroorotase, whose product MKCVIINGKVFDPSQQSEKKLNLVIEKGKILALEEKYTPQKSEKIFDANGLHVFPGFIDGYAHCGEPGFEYKEDLRSFSQAANKAGYTSVCCTPKTSPVNDNASTNAYIISRAKEIGLVDVFPIAALTKNHEAKQMADIGDLSQSGAVALSHLYTAETLSSGMLRRAMEYALSFNLPILSTGYDKTLCVDGVMHEGNVSTRLGLKGMPALSEEILLSRDLMLAALTGSKLHVAHVSSAAGVDLIRKAKKQGVQVTAGVSAYHLFLTDEALCDYNPNSKIYPPLRTQRDQEALLAALNDGTLDIVVSNHEPHAVTDKEHGFDFSPFGASSIDVASLIVFTLVKEKKLSLKRALDALTASPARIYGLKGKGSLQVGANADICLIDLDEEYTLQSTHFASRSRNAPQKEWRLQGKVKGVFKAGHHVCEQ is encoded by the coding sequence ATGAAGTGCGTGATTATAAACGGAAAAGTATTTGATCCTTCACAACAATCAGAGAAAAAACTAAATCTTGTGATCGAAAAAGGAAAAATTCTTGCGCTTGAAGAAAAATATACTCCACAAAAATCAGAAAAAATTTTTGATGCAAACGGTTTGCATGTATTCCCCGGATTCATAGATGGATACGCTCATTGCGGCGAACCTGGTTTTGAATATAAAGAAGATCTTCGAAGTTTTTCTCAAGCTGCCAACAAAGCTGGATATACTTCAGTTTGCTGTACGCCAAAAACTTCTCCTGTAAACGACAACGCTTCAACAAATGCTTACATTATTTCAAGAGCAAAGGAGATTGGGCTTGTTGATGTTTTTCCCATTGCAGCTCTTACCAAAAATCATGAAGCAAAACAGATGGCAGATATTGGTGATCTTTCTCAAAGCGGTGCTGTAGCGCTTTCTCACCTGTATACTGCCGAGACACTTTCAAGTGGAATGCTAAGAAGAGCAATGGAATATGCCTTAAGCTTTAATCTTCCCATTCTTTCTACGGGTTACGATAAAACGCTTTGCGTTGATGGTGTGATGCACGAAGGAAATGTTTCTACGCGACTTGGCCTAAAAGGAATGCCGGCCTTAAGTGAAGAAATTTTGCTTTCTCGAGATTTAATGCTTGCTGCTCTCACCGGATCAAAGCTGCATGTTGCACACGTAAGTTCTGCCGCAGGTGTTGATCTGATTCGAAAAGCAAAAAAGCAAGGTGTACAAGTAACTGCAGGTGTTTCGGCTTACCATCTTTTTCTTACAGATGAAGCCTTGTGTGATTACAATCCTAACTCAAAAATATATCCACCTCTTCGCACACAACGAGATCAAGAGGCTTTGCTGGCGGCCTTAAATGATGGAACGCTCGATATTGTAGTGAGCAATCACGAGCCTCATGCTGTTACTGATAAAGAACATGGTTTTGATTTTTCTCCCTTTGGAGCTTCAAGTATAGATGTAGCAAGTCTTATTGTGTTCACCCTTGTGAAAGAGAAAAAACTAAGCCTAAAACGTGCCCTCGATGCCCTCACTGCATCGCCTGCTCGAATCTATGGTTTGAAAGGGAAGGGCAGCCTGCAAGTTGGTGCCAATGCTGACATCTGTCTCATTGATCTGGATGAGGAGTACACCCTTCAAAGTACACATTTTGCATCTCGTTCCAGAAACGCTCCACAGAAAGAGTGGAGATTACAGGGAAAGGTGAAGGGTGTTTTTAAAGCTGGACATCACGTGTGCGAACAGTAA